A section of the Megalopta genalis isolate 19385.01 unplaced genomic scaffold, iyMegGena1_principal scaffold1314, whole genome shotgun sequence genome encodes:
- the LOC143263733 gene encoding uncharacterized protein LOC143263733 has product MASADIQISTLRRKRGNIIGQITTLTRVLDNSQDPDHCDKLLITEHLNGLVKSWNRFDDIQFDIETLDSSEETRRSEIQCDYYAVVARAKRILQHDESLNTTRNNLTESPASIISAPIAVKLPEMRLPTFDGTIENWSSFYDLFSSTIDRNENLTSVQKLQYLRSTLTGKAAACIKSLTTTDVNYPAAIEILKEKFDCPRKTLLRHCDAIREIPKLAKDTPEAIDDLLDTLNQHLRALNNLGEPVATWNTLLISTILSKLNSDTILQWELTLPDKQMPSYTHLIKFLRKRANCSIVVNGTNLISRTRHPSVNTSPKSIHANYSKTQTFFTAKTAQCPICNGSHMVRDCEVFNSASPTTRLENATKNSLCHNCLRPGHTTNICRSIFTCRICNQRHHTLIHQPNHTVNQKPSTSATTTTHTAISTTAPQEEITEPDQPLCNRRTHKPVTCRALIDTCSTTNFMTQDLAKKLSLPLKHCSIPVGALDTLTTVAKHIVKATIRSRIKNYQRTLTFLVVPNIATAIPSDTIDRATLNIPRNIELADPTFHRPAPIDMLLGAGTALSILSVGQINLSQPDDPDLYLQKTMLGWVIGGSAPTFKPIRSASCHTHTSLQFDLTRFWEIEDGPQIPHFSEAETACEEYFKNTITRNAEGRYVVSLPFNNDKPKLGESKSAAYKRFLSLERKLKRDPELNNQYEAIFKEYLDLGHMSEIPDTNEGYYLAHHGVLKMSSQTTKLRIVFDGSPASSTGLSLNDVLHTGPKIQDDLLYILLRFRTHQYVVTGDIEKMYRQFLIRPEDRKFHQVLWRDHNDSIKTFQLNTVTFGLSAAPYLAIRCLTQLADDEHHRFPQASKVLKQDFYVDDLITGTPTIQEAISLRKELTSLLNTAGLHIRQWASNDKRLLEDLPDENINQQLHLGESSIVKTLGIVWNSADDSITYTVRPILHTPRATKRFISSEIAKIYDPLGLLGPVIITAKLILQELWTLRIDWDESLPMAIHNKWSQYYSQLPLLNQARFRRKTVIQSASNIELHGFCDASERAYGACVYIRSQNNHGETIVELLVAKSRVAPLKSKSIPRLELCGSVLLASLMTTVKKALGMQIERTVYWTDSTIVLHWLRSSPHTLKTFVANRVSEIQSTTTIIDWRHVSSTDNPADLLSRGQIIKDFLQSSVWQNGPSWLQQEHSHWPTWEPVTHINDPERKIAICMATIPVTKDAKILERYSSWTKLVRVIAICRRWRPGRIIKGSLTVSELSQSRVTILRMLQEIYFKTEILALRRQSDPYLHGKLAKLNPFLDQDGLLRVGGRLKNSTLTYSQKHPILLPKSHITTCIIMNEHKNLLHAGAQTTLYSLRRTYWPIDGRSLVWRTIHGCVRCRRASPPSVDYIMGNLPIARVTESRPFTNVGIDYCGPFFIKEKQHRNRGRVKVYVAVFVCLARRGFCVNLYSDNGTNFKGANNELRELRELLRSDDHLKKINTFLIERAINWHFIPPQAPHFGGLWEAAVKSFKYHLKRVVGPELLTFEGLNTLIIDVEAILNSRPLTPLSSDPSDLLALTPGHFLIGDALTSLRDRDLQGTPANRLSAWQRVQQLKQHFWKRWHREYLNELANRNKWTRGQHPIIEGAIVLLREDNVPSMHWPLGRIIKTHPGSDGIVRVATVRTASNVFDRSVKKLVPLLCQSEDQPRENNLTMIGHEICE; this is encoded by the exons ATGGCTTCCGCAGACATCCAAATCAGCACGTTACGCCGCAAACGTGGTAATATTATCGGTCAAATTACAACACTTACCAGAGTTCTGGACAATTCACAAGATCCAGATCACTGCGATAAACTATTAATCACAGAACATCTCAATGGACTTGTTAAATCATGGAATCGGTTCGATGATATACAATTTGATATAGAAACGCTAGATTCATCGGAAGAAACGCGACGATCAGAGATCCAATGCGATTATTACGCAGTTGTAGCTCGTGCAAAACGAATTCTTCAACACGACGAGTCACTGAACACCACGCGCAACAACCTTACTGAGTCACCAGCATCTATCATATCAGCCCCCATAGCCGTAAAATTACCGGAGATGCGATTACCGACGTTCGACGGAACCATTGAAAATTGGTCATCCTTCTACGACCTGTTTTCATCGACGATCGACCGCAACGAAAACCTCACCTCAGTGCAAAAATTGCAATACCTAAGATCAACCCTCACCGGGAAAGCCGCCGCATGCATCAAATCGTTAACAACGACCGATGTGAACTATCCTGCCGCGATTGAAATactgaaagaaaaattcgactgTCCACGCAAAACCCTTTTACGACATTGTGATGCGATTCGAGAGATTCCGAAGCTCGCAAAAGACACACCCGAAGCAATCGACGATTTACTAGACACCTTGAATCAACATCTACGCGCACTAAACAATCTCGGGGAACCCGTAGCAACTTGGAACACACTTCTTATATCAACAATCCTATCAAAACTCAATTCAGATACAATTTTGCAATGGGAACTCACGTTACCAGACAAGCAAATGCCATCATACACGCACCTCATCAAATTCCTACGAAAACGAGCAAACTGTTCAATAGTTGTCAACGGAACCAATCTAATCTCCAGAACTCGTCACCCCTCAGTAAATACATCTCCTAAAAGTATCCACGCAAACTACTCGAAGACGCAGACATTTTTCACCGCCAAAACTGCGCAATGTCCAATCTGCAACGGGTCACACATGGTTCGGGATTGTGAAGTCTTCAATTCAGCTTCCCCCACTACGCGATTAGAAAATGCTACAAAAAATTCATTGTGCCACAATTGTTTACGACCTGGCCACACCACCAACATATGCCGCTCGATTTTCACATGCCGAATTTGCAACCAACGTCACCACACTCTTATACATCAACCAAACCATACGGTGAATCAGAAACCCTCCACTTCCGCAACTACGACCACACACACAGCCATATCAACCACAGCTCCACAAGAAGAAATCACTGAGCCAGACCAACCTTTGTGCAATCG TAGGACACATAAACCAGTGACATGCCGGGCTTTAATCGACACCTGCTCGACCACAAACTTCATGACACAAGATCTTGCAAAGAAACTCTCCTTACCTCTAAAACATTGTTCCATTCCGGTCGGCGCGCTCGATACTCTCACTACTGTGGCGAAACACATCGTCAAGGCCACCATCCGTTCCAGAATCAAGAACTATCAGCGAACTCTCACCTTTTTAGTCGTGCCCAACATTGCAACCGCAATTCCAAGCGATACAATTGATCGCGCTACCCTAAACATCCCAAGAAACATCGAACTCGCAGATCCTACGTTCCACCGCCCGGCACCAATCGACATGCTGTTAGGAGCCGGCACGGCATTATCCATTTTAAGTGTAGGTCAGATCAATCTTTCACAACCCGATGACCCAGACCTATATCTTCAGAAAACAATGTTGGGTTGGGTAATCGGGGGGAGCGCACCCACATTCAAACCAATAAGAAGTGCTTCatgccacacacacacatcactCCAGTTCGATCTCACACGTTTTTGGGAAATTGAAGACGGTCCACAAATACCTCATTTCTCAGAAGCAGAAACAGCATGTGAGGAATATTTCAAAAACACGATCACACGAAACGCGGAAGGAAGATACGTCGTATCGCTTCCATTCAACAACGACAAACCAAAACTCGGAGAATCGAAATCAGCAGCCTATAAACGATTTCTATCCTTAGAAAGAAAGTTAAAACGAGATCCGGAGTTAAATAATCAGTACGAAGCTATTTTTAAGGAATATTTGGATCTTGGCCACATGTCCGAGATCCCTGATACCAACGAAGGCTATTACCTTGCACACCACGGGGTACTCAAAATGTCCAGCCAAACCACCAAGCTCCGCATCGTTTTCGACGGATCACCTGCCTCAAGCACGGGTCTATCACTCAACGACGTATTACATACTGGCCCCAAAATCCAAGATGACTTATTGTATATTCTCCTGAGATTCCGCACACATCAATACGTTGTCACTGGTGACATCGAAAAGATGTACCGACAATTTTTAATACGTCCAGAAGATAGGAAATTTCATcaagtactctggcgagaccatAACGACAGCATTAAGACCTTCCAACTGAACACCGTCACGTTCGGACTATCAGCAGCGCCCTATTTGGCCATACGATGCTTAACCCAACTAGCGGACGATGAACATCACCGGTTTCCCCAGGCGTCCAAAGTTTTAAAACAAGATTTCTATGTAGACGATCTGATAACTGGAACCCCCACGATCCAAGAAGCCATCTCATTGCGCAAGGAACTAACATCATTACTCAACACAGCAGGGTTGCACATCAGGCAATGGGCATCCAACGACAAACGTTTACTCGAAGATCTACCCGACGAAAACATAAATCAACAATTACATTTAGGCGAATCATCAATAGTCAAAACTTTAGGGATAGTCTGGAATTCGGCAGATGACTCCATCACCTACACTGTTAGACCCATTCTCCACACACCCCGCGCCACCAAACGCTTTATTAGTTCAGAAATTGCAAAAATTTACGACCCTCTAGGCCTATTAGGACCAGTCATCATTACGGCAAAACTAATCCTTCAGGAGCTCTGGACTTTAAGAATCGATTGGGACGAATCCTTACCTATGGCAATACACAATAAATGGAGTCAATATTACTCTCAATTACCTCTGCTCAACCAGGCAAGATTCCGGCGAAAAACCGTCATTCAATCTGCATCCAACATTGAACTACATGGGTTCTGCGATGCTAGCGAAAGGGCCTACGGGGCCTGCGTGTATATTCGATCTCAGAACAATCACGGGGAGACAATCGTGGAACTTCTAGTCGCAAAATCCAGAGTCGCACCTTTAAAGAGCAAATCCATTCCGCGACTTGAATTATGTGGGTCGGTGTTGCTAGCATCGCTCATGACCACCGTGAAGAAGGCACTAGGCATGCAGATCGAACGCACAGTATATTGGACAGATTCCACGATAGTTTTACATTGGTTGAGATCCTCACCACACACCTTAAAAACCTTCGTCGCCAACAGAGTGTCTGAAATTCAATCCACTACAACCATCATAGATTGGCGCCACGTCAGTTCTACAGACAACCCTGCAGATTTGTTGTCGCGGGGTCAAATAATTAAAGACTTTTTACAATCATCCGTCTGGCAGAACGGACCATCTTGGCTCCAACAAGAGCACTCGCACTGGCCTACTTGGGAACCAGTCACACACATTAACGATCCGGAGCGAAAAATCGCAATTTGCATGGCAACAATTCCTGTCACCAAAGACGCGAAAATCCTCGAACGGTATTCATCATGGACAAAATTAGTGCGAGTCATTGCAATCTGTCGGCGATGGAGGCCGGGTCGAATCATTAAGGGAAGCTTGACTGTCTCTGAATTATCCCAATCAAGGGTTACCATCCTCAGAATGCTCcaagaaatatatttcaaaacaGAAATACTGGCGCTTCGTCGTCAATCGGATCCCTATCTACACGGAAAACTGGCCAAATTGAATCCATTTCTCGATCAAGACGGACTTCTGAGAGTGGGAGGACGTCTCAAAAACTCAACTCTGACCTACTCGCAAAAACATCCAATTCTCCTTCCAAAATCACATATCACCACCTGCATCATTATGAATGAACACAAGAATCTTCTACATGCGGGAGCACAAACCACGTTGTATTCACTAAGGCGAACGTACTGGCCAATAGACGGTAGAAGTCTGGTATGGAGAACCATTCATGGATGTGTACGTTGCCGGCGAGCAAGTCCTCCATCCGTGGATTATATTATGGGTAATCTACCAATAGCACGAGTGACAGAATCGCGTCCATTCACAAACGTAGGAATCGACTACTGCGGACCTTTTTTtatcaaagaaaaacaacatcGCAACCGCGGTCGAGTCAAGGTTTATGTGGCAGTCTTTGTTTGTCTCGCAAGAAGGGGATTTTGTGTGAACTTATATTCAGATAACGGTACAAATTTCAAGGGAGCCAATAATGAACTACGAGAACTCCGAGAACTCTTACGATCAGACGACCATCTCAAAAAAATCAACACCTTCCTCATTGAACGAGCCATCAATTGGCATTTTATTCCTCCACAAGCTCCCCATTTTGGAGGCTTATGGGAAGCTGCGGTAAAATCTTTTAAATATCATCTAAAACGCGTCGTAGGCCCGGAATTACTCACATTTGAAGGGCTTAATACACTGATTATCGATGTCGAAGCTATCCTCAACTCTCGACCCCTCACTCCACTTTCTTCAGATCCCTCCGACCTCCTCGCACTCACTCCAGGTCATTTCCTCATCGGTGATGCACTCACGAGCTTGCGCGATCGCGATCTACAAGGAACCCCTGCAAATCGATTATCAGCATGGCAGCGTGTTCAACAATTAAAACAACATTTCTGGAAGCGCTGGCATCGTGAGTATCT